TTCCAACACTAACTCTCTCAGCATCTCTCTTCCCTCCTTTCTCTCGTTTTGAGTTCCACCCCATCACGCTATCTCACTATCTCTTTCATTCCCTTTTACACACCACTCCCTCTTAGCCCATTTTTGTCCGTCTCTCTCACGGGCCCCTTCCCACACTCCGCACTCCATTTGACAACTCTCCAAGCTCCACCGCAATTTTCGTTCCTGAATTCCACCTCCATCTACCATCCGTACTCTCTCCCACTTCCTTCCCATTATCTCCTCCCCTTCTATCGTCTTCTGTCTCCGGACATTTTTTCGGCCCTTCTTTCTCAACTTTACCTCGCTGCCCTCTCACTCCCACTGCTGCAGTATCCCTCGTTCAGGCCACCTCTGTATTCACGACACAGTGTTGTCCCCAGTCTCACCCCACTATCTTTTATcagctctctgtctctctcacaataCACCCACACAGGCTGTCTTTTCCCTCTTTCGATGGTGTCTCACTTCCCTCTCACTATCTCAATGAACTGTCACTATCTCTCCCGTCTCTTGAACGCACACCTTTTCTCCCAGTATTTATCTCTCCTGCTGCACACTTTCTCTCCCCACTTTCAGCCTCTCTGTTCACATCTCTTCGAACCACcatctctctccttttttctccctccccttctctcgctGTCTCCCTTCTTCACATCTGTCCTCGCTGTGCACTTTCCGATTTTCTTTCCTGTTTTGTTGCCACTCCTGGCTGTCTCCTCATTTACCATTCTGTCTCTCTCCTCACCTTCaatattttctctcttcctctactCTCTCCCCACATTTCCTCTCTACACTTTCAACGTGCTTGTTCATTCTCTTTCCCAACTTCCTCTCTCAATACACCCTCATTCCCTCTCTTACACCGGCATTTTCACTGTTTCTGCTGCCCCCACATTCCCTGTCTTTCACAGGGTGTCACAAGGGTGgcactgggaatggacccaaatgcaagacacagacactgaagtacaaggaacaggacttgactagagtagggacgtgacaggatacagacaaggagcagggacaagaacgaagacttgggctaggacatggactagacagggaacccggacaaggaactaagaactaggagcctgggccaGGGAGAGCGgaaccaggactagaaaccatggactaggagacaaggcttggactctggcccagaaccttggtcttgcctcgggctcggaccccagaaccaggcaaggacatgacatggcttcatgATAGGATGTGGCTGGGATCTAGAGGcctgaggctgcaggctggggtcttggtcttgatgcttgaggctggggtcttgatcttgaggcttgaggatgtggtcttggtcttggtcctgaggcttgaggctggtgtCTTGGTCCTGAGGTTTGAGGCTGGGgttttggtcttgaggcttgaggcagggGTCTTGGGCATGAGGCTTGAGGCTGCAGTCTtggtcctgaggcttgaggctgcagTCTTGGTCCTGAggtttgaggctggggtcttggtcttgatgcttgaggctggggtcttgatcttgaggcttgaggatgtggtcttggtcttggtcctgaggcttgaggctggtgtCTTGGTCCTGAGGTTTGAGGCTGGGgttttggtcttgaggcttgaggcagggGTCTTGGGCATGAGGCTTGAGGCTGCAGTCTtggtcctgaggcttgaggctgcagTCTTGGTCCTGAggtttgaggctggggtcttggtcttgatgcttgaggctggggtcttgatcttgaggcttgaggatgtggtcttggtcttggtcctgaggcttgaggctggtgtCTTGGTCCTGAGGTTTGAGGCTGGGgttttggtcttgaggcttgaggcagggGTCTTGGGCATGAGGCTTGAGGCTGCAGTCTtggtcctgaggcttgaggctgcagTCTTGGTCCTGAggtttgaggctggggtcttggtcttgatgcttgaggctggggtcttgatcttgaggcttgaggatgtggtcttggtcttggtcctgaggcttgaggctggtgtCTTGGTCCTGAGGTTTGAGGCTGGGgttttggtcttgaggcttgagcttggaggtcAGGCAAGGGTACTTTGAGgcgactcctgggcaggacgcgggactcatacccgacggaggcaagggagaGGAAGGCACagacccaaccgcagggtaacggcaaacggcctggcttacctgacggaggcaagggacaggaagggagctgggtccggggtggctccaagacttGAGGCGGTCGGTAACCTCAGCAGGCTACGGACCAGCCAAATCTATATCTCGAAGACTACACTAGCCTTCCACCGCTGGGTTGCTCCAAGGCAAGACTGACATGGTGCAAGTGAGGGtcacaggcgaggcaaggcttcacacaaggcgaggcaaggcaaggcaacagaaggaagggaagggattcagacaggaacAATCAAGCAACTAAGCCCTGGCCTCTAGAAGTATTCATGAGTCTGCCCAAACTAGAATCATGTGGCTCAGTTAGAGTGCTCAACAGAATGgggtaaacaggaaaacctggaacaagggtcaatggactggaccgtgCACCTGAATGCGGACTTCTcggtccggaccatgacactgggCTCCTTCAGCATTCTTCAAGCGCTCTCGTCCTGACTTCCCCCACACAGGCTCCATCTCAAACTCCTCGCACTCTCCTCAGTCTCCCCTCCAACGCCGTTAACCCCTCAAGCCAGCTCCTCCCTATCTTAATCACCCTTTCGCTCACTCTCATTCCATCTCTGCAGTTTCAATCttggtactcactggagttttgtcTGCGTGTGGGCAGTGTCGCTCTGCACTCCTCGGACTGGATTCACACCCTGTCCCGGATGGGGAAAATAAGCAGTAGCAGAGGCAGATGAAGGGCCCAGTGGTCACTGACTGCGGGTCCTCCCCCTCGCTGCCCCAATCAGTTCATCCTGCTGACAGTGCTGGTTAAATATTAACTTCTTGTGGCACTGCAGCACAGAGGGTAGCGCAAAAGTGTTAGATCACCAGCGATCGGCTATCGGGATTCATTTCTGCCGCAGACTGTGGCAAATAAAGTTTATAGAATCCCTAAGCGTAAGAGCAGAATTGGACAATTTTTCTCATGGGGTTTGATTTATTGGACCGCTCAAACCAATTCTAATGCCCTTTTCCTCATAAGTTGTGAAGTGCTTTACAATTAAGTACCCATGAACCAACGTTTCAAATATATCCAAAGTCCTCTCTGGGAATAAATTCTACAAGTTCTCCGACcgatggctgaagaaattcctccacagctctgttctaaagggaggtccTTCGATTCTGATATTGTGTCCGCTTGTCCACTCCCGACTTGTAATACTTTCTTAAATATTCTGGAGGTTATTTGATTCTGGAAAGGACGTTACAATTTGAACCTGGTGGAACTTCACGCTCCTGCAGCTCCAGCCCGATAGTAGCTGTGGGAAGATgggatggcctggatggtggagagttttgatgatgaatgttgcctACTGGAAGCAGCGCCCCCGTGTAGGCATGGAATGGGAGATGGATATGTACTTGACGGATTGGGAGGAGGCTGAAGATTCTTTGGGTCCTGCGATTCGACCTGCtgcaccaggccatgatgcagccacctaACAACATACTTGCAACTGTATATCTGCAGAGGTTTTTTGGAGTTTAATGAGAAGTTGAATCTCCTTAACCTCTTAAGCAGCTCAAATCGCTGTTGCCCCTTCCTTCTGTTTGCCTGTATGTGCTGAATCGAGGAGAGGGCATCTGAATAACTAATGTCCGGGGATTTAAAATTACAGATATTTTCCACGGCAGATACCCCAATATAGCCTGGTGCATGTTTCCgctccttcccctttctaaaGACAATAATCAGATGGTCAGTTTTATTGACAACGATCGCATTGGCTTGGTAGCGACATTGCTACCAAGCGCCCTATCTTGCTCCCATGAACTGCCTCATTGCCACTTGTTATTCATCCAACAAAAGCGTGTCGGGAACTAATTTGCACATGGCATTGCAGTTGTACTTATTCATGAAATCATGAGAGTAAACGGGGCTTAGCACTCATCCCTGCACCGTATTTGTGCTGATGGTCATCGAGTAGGAGATGTTGGCGCTACTCCTCGCTGATTTAGGTCTGTCTCTGAGGTAGTTGGCGATACAGTTACATGTTGTTGTTAGAGAGGCCCAAATCTTAAATGTTGATGATGTGCTTCGAATGCACGATTGCTTGGAATGTCAAACTGTAATCGATGAAGACCTGACCAACCAATGTCTCATTATAAAACAAGCCCTGCATCTGTTTATCATCCTTGCGAATAACCTTGTCCCCTCTCCAACTCTATCAGATCCTTAATATAGTTCGGCGACAAGAACTACCCACGGTTCTCCACGTGTGGTCACACCACTTCATTTACAGATGTACCACAAcgtcctaactcctgtactcagtgtccattctgaTGAAGCCAATTGTGTCAAAATCAAGCTTTACCTTCCCATGCACCTGCAGTTTCACGTTTAGAGAATTATATAACTCCACCCAATGAGCTGTTTGCTCTACAACACTCCCTAGATCACTAAATtctactgtttattcacttccacggtttgacttcccaaagtaAGTTACGTAGCATTTCTCATGcctcatgtgctcctgtccctgctcctgctctactctggcctcTGTGTTATTGAGTACTCCAcccctcacctgtttctcattactacctgttttgctgccatttCTGtatcattgtgctccacctatcatctgcctctctgcttattgctcagtgtactttcgtcctgtgttttcacctgtttgtggcTAGAttctgccagtgaattttcctgaccCTTTCGAGAGTTGGTATCTGTCCGTATAAATTTCGACTCTTCCCGTtttccgattctggtttttggattcttctggatgttttgatctctgcctgaatttTGACGCCAACTTTGTTTGTACCTCGGGATTTATTACTCAATTAAtttcactgtgtgcacagtactgggtctgcgatttgTACTGGGTCCAGCGTCCTGCGATTTGTACTGGGTCCAGAGTCCTGACAGAacaatctggccagaatggatctAGCAGACCGTGGTCGTCTGAGAGCTGCCATGGAACAAGAGGGAGAGATACTGGGTAAACAGAACCAGCTGGACTCCGTGTTCAGAGCAGTGGAGTCACTTCTGCCGGTGTAGCTGATCTCAtggcccagactcagtcactccagctgtcccagagcGCGCATCAACATTCTGCTACTGCATCTTCCGCCCTGCCCTCCGCGTTCTCGCTTACTCCTCCCGTCCAAGAACCCCATCTGCCTCCTGCAGAGAAGTACTCAGGTGAGCGCCGTACCTGCCGCTCTTTTCATTCCCAATGCACCTTTATTTTTGAATTACAACCAACAGCATTCCGACTGATTGAGCCAAGGTGATCTATGTCATCACTCAACTCTGCGGTTGGGCGAGAATGGGGAACAGCCGTCTGGGAGGCATGCTCACTTTTCTGCATCAGTTATCcgctattttctgaggagatgagaaaagtgtGTGATCGCTGCAAACATGGGATGGAGGCTGCCCGTGAAGTGCTGCACATGCACCAGGGGAgcagatctgtgtcagattacgCCATAGAGTTCCAGACCCTAGCTACCTCCAGTTGGAACTCGGAGGCACAGTACGACAACTTCTACgaagacatcaaagatgagctggtcacccaggaccttcctgtcacctttgaagccctggtggatttggccatcCGTACTGATGTTCGCCTTCAGCAGTGCCGCAGAGGGAGGAgttccagagggtccctgggggcactgggtgagttccaagctcctcATCAGTCTACATTGCCCTGCCGTTTGACCCCATCTAGAATTCCCGTTCCAGAGCCCGAAGCTATTAAGGTTGACTGTACCTGCCTGACGCCAACTGAAGAACAAAGGAGAATCGGCACCCGCTCCTGTCTGTACTGTAGACAACCAGACCACCTAATCTCCACTGGCACAGTAAAAGCCAAGTGCTCACCAGTTGGACGAGGGGCACTGGTGAGCATGACCCATGTCCGGCCCTCCACGACGCCACTAACTCTCATACCTGCTTCCCTGGACTGGGGCATCCAACAGCAAGAAGTCTTCATCTTGGTCGATTCTGGTGCGGAGGGGTGTTTTATCGATTCCGGCTCGGCTGCTCAGTGGGGAGTACCCACGTCTGCTCTCCAGCCACCACTGGTGGTCAATGCCTTGAACAGTCAAGATTGGCTAACATCACCCATATCACGACGCCGGTGAGTCACAGTTTATCTGGCAACCATCATGAACATTTAACCCTATATGTTATTGACTCTTctcaagctcccattgtcctggGGCCATCCCTGGTTAGTTAACCAGGGCCAACCCTCACATGGACTGGCTCAGTCGCAAGACTGT
This genomic stretch from Mobula hypostoma chromosome 31, sMobHyp1.1, whole genome shotgun sequence harbors:
- the LOC134339948 gene encoding histone-lysine N-methyltransferase 2D-like, encoding MSPASCPGVASKYPCLTSKLKPQDQNPSLKPQDQDTSLKPQDQDQDHILKPQDQDPSLKHQDQDPSLKPQDQDCSLKPQDQDCSLKPHAQDPCLKPQDQNPSLKPQDQDTSLKPQDQDQDHILKPQDQDPSLKHQDQDPSLKPQDQDCSLKPQDQDCSLKPHAQDPCLKPQDQNPSLKPQDQDTSLKPQDQDQDHILKPQDQDPSLKHQDQDPSLKPQDQDCSLKPQDQDCSLKPHAQDPCLKPQDQNPSLKPQDQDTSLKPQDQDQDHILKPQDQDPSLKHQDQDPSLQPQASRSQPHPIMKPCHVLAWFWGPSPRQDQGSGPESKPCLLVHGF